In the genome of Shewanella denitrificans OS217, the window AGCAGTGAACTCTATGCCCATAACCAACAATGTCCGCACCTTACGTTTTTTGCAGGGGGAGATGACTCAGAAGCAATTAGCCGATGTCATAGGGGTCACTCGGCAAACTGTGATGGCGATAGAGGC includes:
- a CDS encoding helix-turn-helix transcriptional regulator; translation: MPITNNVRTLRFLQGEMTQKQLADVIGVTRQTVMAIEASKYSPSLEVAFKIAAVFHLPLEQVFQYVAED